In Pseudovibrio brasiliensis, the following are encoded in one genomic region:
- the zwf gene encoding glucose-6-phosphate dehydrogenase — translation MANRPTQSDPFDLVVFGGTGDLAHRKLLPALYHREPVGHLGEDARIIAVSRRQLSDTEYRDWARKAICEHVAEVDQEALERFLARIQYVAVDVAQNTGWEALEEKLSGREDFVRAFYLSVSPDFFGPICSALGEHDLVTEKSRVTIEKPIGKNGKSAHEVNETIGSVFKEHQIFRIDHYLGKETVQNLMALRFANVLFEPLWNAAHIDHVQITVAETLGVESRAGYYDTAGALRDMVQNHLLQLLCLVAMEPPESMAPDSVRDEKLKVLKALRPMSSEMVERNTVRGQYRAGASAGGAVKGYLEELGRDDSSTETFVAAKVDIENWRWANVPFYLRTGKRLAARVSEITIQFKDLPHSIFLPDAGRIAANKLVIRLQPDEGVKMQVMIKDPGPGSMRLREVPLDMTFAEAFSSRHPDAYERLIMDMIRGNQTLFMRRDEVEAAWKWIDPILEQWSQIKEAPKPYTSGTWGPSASIALIERDGRTWHDETY, via the coding sequence ATGGCGAACCGTCCAACTCAATCAGACCCATTTGATCTCGTTGTATTTGGAGGCACCGGCGACCTTGCACACCGCAAGCTACTCCCGGCTCTCTATCACCGCGAACCAGTCGGTCATCTGGGTGAGGACGCCCGCATCATCGCCGTCTCCCGCCGTCAGCTCAGCGACACTGAGTATCGCGACTGGGCTCGCAAAGCCATTTGCGAGCATGTGGCTGAAGTAGATCAGGAAGCACTGGAACGCTTCCTCGCTCGTATCCAGTACGTTGCAGTAGACGTTGCACAGAACACCGGTTGGGAAGCTCTGGAAGAAAAGCTCTCTGGCCGCGAAGATTTTGTTCGCGCTTTCTACCTCTCAGTTTCTCCAGACTTCTTCGGCCCAATCTGTTCCGCTCTCGGTGAGCACGATCTGGTGACAGAAAAGTCCCGCGTGACCATCGAAAAGCCAATCGGCAAAAACGGCAAGTCCGCACATGAAGTCAACGAGACCATCGGTTCTGTTTTCAAAGAACACCAGATTTTCCGTATCGACCACTACCTCGGCAAGGAAACCGTACAGAACCTGATGGCTCTGCGCTTCGCAAACGTGTTGTTCGAGCCGCTCTGGAACGCAGCTCACATCGATCATGTTCAGATCACCGTGGCTGAAACACTGGGCGTCGAAAGCCGCGCCGGCTATTACGACACCGCAGGCGCTCTTCGCGATATGGTCCAGAACCACCTGCTCCAGCTCCTCTGTCTCGTCGCAATGGAACCACCTGAGTCCATGGCACCAGACAGTGTTCGTGATGAAAAACTGAAAGTTCTCAAAGCCCTGCGTCCAATGAGCTCTGAGATGGTAGAACGCAACACCGTTCGTGGTCAGTACCGCGCAGGTGCCTCTGCAGGTGGTGCCGTAAAGGGCTATCTGGAAGAGCTGGGCCGTGACGATTCAAGCACCGAAACATTCGTAGCGGCAAAGGTAGACATCGAGAACTGGCGTTGGGCCAACGTTCCATTCTATCTGCGCACCGGTAAGCGTCTTGCTGCCCGTGTTTCTGAAATCACCATTCAGTTTAAAGACTTGCCGCATTCCATCTTCCTGCCAGACGCAGGTCGGATTGCAGCGAACAAACTGGTCATCCGCCTACAGCCGGATGAAGGCGTGAAGATGCAGGTCATGATTAAGGACCCGGGCCCAGGCTCCATGCGCTTGCGTGAAGTGCCGTTGGATATGACCTTCGCGGAAGCCTTCAGCTCCCGTCACCCAGATGCATATGAGCGTCTCATCATGGATATGATCCGTGGCAATCAGACCCTGTTCATGCGCCGCGATGAAGTGGAAGCTGCATGGAAGTGGATTGATCCGATCCTCGAGCAATGGTCCCAGATCAAAGAAGCTCCAAAGCCTTACACCTCAGGCACCTGGGGCCCATCAGCCTCCATCGCCCTTATCGAGCGCGATGGCCGTACATGGCATGATGAAACCTACTGA
- the ade gene encoding adenine deaminase: MGSRQQKIAGLKTLIDQGQGNAPADLVLKNVELFSVIDGSLTKTDIAISGEKIVGTYDTYEGVKEIDCSGKIAVPGFIDTHLHVESSLVTPFEFDRCVLPHGVTTAICDPHEIANVTGAAGIKYFLDSSLETILDLRVNLSSCVPATQFETAGARLEIDDLMPFKDHPSVIGLAEFMNFPGVLSGDPDALAKIVEFEGEHIDGHAPLVRGKALNGYLAAGIRTDHEATTAEEALEKISKGMTILIREGSVSKDLDALAPVLTPERASFVALCTDDRNPLDIAEEGHLDSLIKRLIAHGCAPRDVYRAASWSAANAFGLRDRGLLAPGWRADIVLLNDLESCDVDQVISGGRVVTNALFATRKLIEPEGLLDSCHAEPVHSESFRVPAQRETSVIGVKPGLIITEHLKMDLPVEHYFSQIDLGQDAIKVSVVERHGKTGNIATGFVNGFGMTAGAIASSVGHDSHNICVVGADEEAMATAVNRCIALRGGFVVADGNQVLAEMELPLAGLMSLERFEVVKERLEELRAAAKSLNCVLPEPFLQVAFLPLPVIPHLKITDFGLFDVSSFQLIQ; the protein is encoded by the coding sequence ATGGGATCTCGCCAGCAGAAGATTGCCGGTTTAAAAACACTCATCGATCAAGGGCAGGGCAATGCGCCTGCTGATCTTGTGCTGAAAAATGTTGAGCTGTTCAGTGTCATCGATGGCAGCCTGACCAAGACCGATATTGCAATCTCAGGCGAGAAGATTGTTGGCACCTATGACACGTATGAGGGCGTCAAAGAGATAGACTGCAGCGGCAAGATCGCTGTTCCAGGCTTCATCGATACTCATCTGCACGTGGAATCATCCCTGGTCACGCCTTTTGAGTTTGACCGGTGCGTGCTGCCCCATGGTGTGACGACGGCGATTTGTGATCCGCATGAGATTGCGAATGTGACTGGTGCAGCAGGGATCAAATATTTCCTCGATAGTTCGTTGGAAACCATTCTGGATTTACGGGTGAATCTTTCTTCCTGTGTGCCTGCGACCCAGTTTGAAACAGCGGGTGCGCGACTAGAGATAGATGATCTGATGCCGTTCAAAGATCATCCAAGCGTTATTGGTCTTGCGGAGTTTATGAACTTCCCGGGTGTTCTGTCAGGCGATCCTGATGCCTTGGCAAAGATTGTGGAGTTTGAAGGTGAGCATATTGATGGCCATGCTCCGCTGGTGCGTGGCAAGGCGCTGAATGGTTATCTTGCAGCGGGTATTCGTACAGATCATGAGGCGACGACAGCGGAAGAAGCGCTGGAGAAAATCTCCAAGGGGATGACAATCCTGATCCGTGAAGGGTCTGTCTCCAAGGATCTGGATGCGCTGGCTCCGGTGCTTACGCCTGAACGGGCAAGCTTTGTGGCGCTGTGTACGGATGACCGGAACCCGCTGGATATTGCGGAAGAAGGACATCTGGACAGTCTCATCAAGCGTTTGATCGCGCATGGATGTGCGCCACGTGATGTGTATCGGGCGGCGAGTTGGTCTGCGGCCAATGCGTTTGGACTTCGTGATCGTGGCCTGCTCGCGCCGGGATGGCGTGCAGATATCGTGCTGCTGAATGATCTAGAAAGTTGCGATGTAGATCAAGTGATCAGTGGGGGCCGCGTTGTGACCAACGCGTTGTTTGCGACCCGCAAGCTGATTGAGCCGGAAGGGCTGCTGGATAGCTGCCATGCTGAGCCGGTGCATTCTGAGAGTTTCCGCGTGCCTGCGCAGCGGGAAACCTCCGTGATTGGAGTGAAGCCTGGGCTCATCATCACTGAGCATTTAAAGATGGATCTGCCGGTTGAGCATTACTTCTCCCAGATCGATCTGGGGCAGGATGCTATCAAGGTGTCTGTTGTCGAGCGTCATGGGAAGACAGGTAACATCGCGACCGGTTTTGTGAATGGCTTTGGCATGACAGCCGGGGCAATTGCATCTTCTGTTGGGCATGACAGTCACAATATTTGTGTGGTGGGTGCTGATGAAGAAGCGATGGCGACAGCGGTGAACAGATGCATTGCACTGCGTGGTGGCTTTGTTGTTGCAGATGGTAATCAGGTGCTGGCGGAGATGGAGTTGCCGCTTGCTGGATTGATGAGCCTGGAGCGGTTTGAGGTGGTCAAAGAGCGTTTAGAAGAGCTGCGGGCTGCCGCAAAATCGCTCAATTGTGTGCTGCCGGAGCCGTTTTTGCAGGTCGCATTCTTGCCTCTTCCGGTTATTCCCCACCTAAAAATTACAGATTTTGGCTTGTTTGACGTGTCGAGTTTTCAGCTCATTCAATAG
- a CDS encoding DMT family transporter, whose protein sequence is MSTIIKLLGDRLHVTQILMLRQFFMLVISAPVIIRGFPGSLKTQAPLLHLGRILLASSAMYFGFTAVIHLPLAESTVIGFARTFFITIFAVFFLKEVIGIHRISATILGFIGVMVIVQPGTGAEMSVYSFMAILASACAALVGIILRKVTQVDQPITILTFQATFVGLIMAPFGIYNWVSIDLNDAILLLCLAGVSWGAQMSNIQALKFGEASAIAPFDYIRLVYAAIISVVIFGVWPLWTTYLGGAIIVAASLYTLHRETVLGKKVATGTAPSKTH, encoded by the coding sequence ATGAGCACAATCATTAAGCTGCTCGGCGACCGTCTACACGTTACTCAAATCCTTATGCTTCGCCAGTTTTTCATGCTGGTGATCTCAGCACCGGTCATCATCAGAGGATTTCCGGGCTCACTCAAAACACAGGCTCCACTGCTTCATCTGGGACGCATCCTGCTTGCCTCCTCAGCAATGTACTTCGGTTTCACAGCCGTCATTCACCTGCCACTTGCTGAAAGCACAGTGATTGGGTTTGCACGCACGTTCTTCATCACAATCTTTGCAGTCTTCTTTCTGAAGGAAGTCATCGGTATTCACCGAATTTCCGCGACGATCCTCGGTTTCATCGGGGTGATGGTCATCGTCCAGCCCGGCACCGGCGCGGAAATGAGCGTCTACAGTTTCATGGCGATCCTCGCCTCTGCCTGTGCAGCACTGGTCGGCATCATCCTGCGTAAAGTCACTCAGGTAGATCAACCAATCACGATCCTCACCTTTCAGGCAACTTTCGTCGGCCTGATCATGGCTCCGTTCGGCATTTACAACTGGGTTTCCATCGACCTGAACGACGCAATCCTGCTGCTCTGTCTGGCAGGCGTCAGTTGGGGCGCGCAGATGAGCAACATTCAGGCTCTAAAGTTTGGCGAAGCCTCCGCAATCGCACCGTTCGACTACATCCGCCTCGTCTACGCGGCAATCATCTCGGTCGTGATCTTCGGTGTATGGCCGCTCTGGACCACCTACCTCGGCGGCGCAATCATTGTTGCAGCCTCCCTCTACACCCTGCATCGCGAAACCGTACTGGGCAAGAAAGTGGCAACCGGTACAGCCCCGTCAAAAACGCACTAG
- a CDS encoding long-chain-fatty-acid--CoA ligase, with amino-acid sequence MATGREGQVEFPIRTIDSYLDDTVKNYAHRPAIYFMGKTTSYGELGDFVERAAGALQAMGVKKGDKVGLCLPNTPYYTIFYFAIMKVGGVVVNFNPLYVEREIAFQARDSGARIMVTMDLSVIYDRVEAVRQEGALDNIIVCPMADILPQPKKLLFQLFKRKDVSNIPADSAHIRFKDFLAKSKGVTPVAIEPKEDVAILQYTGGTTGVPKGAMLTHYNITSNMEMLESHYGGLKRGYEKTLCVLPFFHVFAMTVLQNLSILGAAEMLLMPRFDLKELLDLAAKKKPTLFAAVPTLYTAINNSELTKNYDLTSIRYCMSGGAPLPVEVKQKFEALTGCVLVEGYGLTESSPVASANPMDGTGKDGSIGVVMPGTTVEFRDLDEPEKIVAPGEKGELCIIGPQVMKGYWNRPDETAKTLEGGRVLHTGDVGYMDEDGFIFLVDRIKDLIICSGYNVYPRVIEEALYQHAAVAEVIVIAIPDGYRGQAPKAFVKLKDGQSATEDELKEFLKGHISKIEMPKAIEFRDELPKTMVGKLSKKELVEEEAAKTRAAETAT; translated from the coding sequence ATGGCGACAGGTCGTGAGGGACAAGTGGAATTTCCAATTCGTACTATCGATAGCTATCTGGATGATACCGTAAAGAACTATGCGCATCGTCCTGCTATCTACTTCATGGGCAAGACAACAAGCTACGGCGAATTGGGAGATTTCGTTGAGCGTGCTGCGGGTGCCCTACAGGCGATGGGCGTAAAGAAGGGCGACAAGGTTGGCCTTTGTCTGCCAAACACGCCGTACTACACCATCTTCTATTTTGCGATCATGAAAGTTGGCGGCGTCGTCGTGAACTTCAACCCGCTTTATGTTGAGCGCGAAATCGCGTTCCAGGCGCGGGATTCTGGTGCGCGCATCATGGTGACCATGGATCTTTCCGTGATCTATGACCGCGTTGAAGCTGTTCGTCAGGAAGGTGCGCTGGACAATATTATCGTATGTCCAATGGCTGACATCCTGCCTCAGCCAAAGAAGCTGCTGTTCCAACTGTTTAAACGCAAAGACGTTTCCAACATTCCTGCTGACAGTGCTCATATCCGCTTCAAGGATTTCCTTGCGAAGTCCAAAGGCGTTACGCCGGTTGCGATTGAACCTAAGGAAGATGTGGCGATCCTGCAGTATACCGGTGGTACAACCGGTGTGCCGAAAGGTGCGATGCTGACGCATTACAACATTACCTCCAACATGGAGATGCTGGAAAGTCATTACGGTGGCTTGAAGCGCGGCTATGAGAAGACGCTCTGCGTGCTGCCGTTCTTCCATGTGTTTGCGATGACCGTGCTGCAGAACCTTTCTATCCTTGGTGCAGCAGAAATGCTGCTGATGCCGCGGTTTGACCTGAAAGAACTGCTGGATCTGGCAGCCAAGAAAAAGCCGACACTGTTTGCTGCGGTGCCAACGCTTTACACTGCGATTAACAATAGTGAGCTGACAAAGAACTACGACCTGACTTCAATCCGCTATTGCATGTCAGGTGGTGCGCCGCTTCCTGTGGAAGTGAAGCAGAAGTTTGAAGCGCTGACTGGGTGTGTTCTGGTGGAAGGTTATGGCCTGACTGAGAGCTCTCCTGTGGCTTCAGCAAACCCGATGGACGGAACCGGTAAAGACGGCTCTATTGGCGTTGTCATGCCAGGTACGACTGTTGAGTTTCGTGATCTGGATGAACCTGAAAAGATTGTTGCGCCGGGTGAGAAGGGTGAGCTTTGCATCATCGGTCCGCAGGTGATGAAGGGCTACTGGAACCGTCCGGATGAGACTGCAAAGACACTGGAAGGTGGCCGTGTGCTGCACACCGGTGATGTTGGGTATATGGATGAGGACGGGTTCATCTTCCTCGTGGACCGCATCAAAGATCTGATCATCTGCTCCGGTTACAACGTGTATCCTCGTGTGATTGAGGAAGCGCTTTATCAACATGCCGCCGTTGCTGAAGTGATCGTGATTGCGATCCCGGATGGATATCGCGGTCAGGCGCCGAAAGCCTTTGTGAAGCTGAAGGATGGTCAGAGCGCGACTGAAGATGAGCTCAAAGAGTTCCTGAAGGGGCATATCTCCAAGATCGAGATGCCTAAAGCGATTGAGTTCCGTGATGAGTTGCCAAAGACGATGGTTGGTAAGCTCTCCAAGAAAGAGTTGGTTGAAGAAGAAGCTGCCAAGACACGTGCAGCTGAAACTGCAACCTGA
- a CDS encoding xanthine dehydrogenase family protein molybdopterin-binding subunit encodes MNQVATPKFGVGAPVRRKEDAAFISGKGHYTDDLKVEGAAHAVVLRSSLAFAKFTLGGLDDARAMDGVQLLLTAADIEGMNSIPCKAVLRQLDGTKHWVPHREVLCFDTARFVGDALAFVVADTVEQARAAMEMIEVDYEDVDPAIGTEAALEDGAPLVWPEHGSNEAFNVGMGNKEAMEEAFQNAHYTTKIKVVNNRLVSNAVEPRACIGEFDGDSGRYTLTTGTQGGHAMRDLIAKNILNVDPKDIRVVTPDVGGGFGTKMFTYLEYPLCLIAAKRLGRPVKWLQERTEHFMSDAHGRDNVSTAELALDENGKMIGLKVHVLANMGAYLHEFGPGIPQVGITMTSGLYDIPATWVEATGVYTNTVPVDAFRGAGRPEALYLMERLADKAAHEMGMDPAEFRRKSFIPDDALPYTTALGRMYDTGSFGAHLTKALDEIHYSTFAEREAESKAKGLYRGIGLSTYVEACAFAGGEEAKLELNKNGSVTLLIGTQSNGQGHATAYGQVIAEYLGLQLDQVEMVQGDTDRVATGGGTGGSRSIPIGLPSVKAASETLVRKIKEIASEKLEVGTADLTLEDGQVRVVGTDQQISLADVAGSQPDTLSAAEKVMQDECTYPNGTHVCEVEIDPETGKTDVVNYVIVDDFGVTVNPMLLAGQVHGGAGQAISQALCENTVYDETGQLLSASFMDYHVARADDLPSFDFSTSNVPSTTNAMGIKGAGEAGSIGAAPAVMNAVQYALRKNAGVEHIDMPATPVAVWSAIQDAQS; translated from the coding sequence ATGAATCAGGTTGCTACACCGAAGTTTGGAGTTGGTGCTCCCGTTCGCCGTAAAGAAGATGCCGCTTTTATCTCCGGGAAGGGTCATTATACGGATGACCTGAAAGTGGAAGGTGCGGCACATGCCGTTGTTTTGCGGTCTTCTTTGGCGTTTGCAAAGTTCACTCTGGGAGGATTGGATGATGCGCGGGCCATGGATGGTGTGCAGCTGCTTCTGACTGCGGCGGACATTGAAGGGATGAACTCCATTCCGTGTAAGGCCGTGCTTCGACAGCTGGATGGCACGAAGCACTGGGTGCCTCATCGCGAAGTTCTTTGTTTCGATACAGCTCGGTTTGTTGGCGATGCGCTGGCCTTTGTTGTGGCCGACACGGTGGAACAGGCGCGTGCAGCCATGGAGATGATTGAGGTTGACTATGAAGATGTCGATCCCGCAATCGGAACCGAGGCTGCTTTAGAGGATGGTGCGCCGCTGGTGTGGCCAGAGCATGGGTCCAATGAAGCCTTCAATGTTGGGATGGGTAACAAGGAAGCGATGGAAGAGGCCTTCCAGAATGCGCACTATACTACCAAGATCAAGGTGGTCAATAACCGTCTGGTCTCCAATGCGGTGGAGCCGCGGGCCTGTATTGGTGAGTTTGATGGTGACAGTGGCCGTTACACACTGACCACCGGAACGCAGGGCGGGCATGCCATGCGTGATCTGATTGCCAAGAACATACTCAACGTCGACCCAAAAGATATCCGCGTTGTGACACCGGATGTGGGCGGTGGTTTTGGAACCAAGATGTTCACTTATCTTGAGTACCCGCTGTGTCTGATCGCTGCGAAACGTCTTGGCCGTCCGGTGAAATGGCTTCAGGAACGGACTGAGCACTTCATGTCTGATGCGCATGGCCGGGATAATGTATCCACGGCAGAGCTTGCGCTCGACGAGAACGGCAAGATGATTGGCCTCAAGGTGCATGTACTTGCAAACATGGGTGCTTATCTGCACGAGTTTGGTCCGGGTATCCCGCAGGTTGGCATCACGATGACCTCAGGCCTCTATGATATCCCCGCCACCTGGGTGGAAGCGACAGGCGTTTATACCAACACAGTACCGGTGGATGCCTTCCGCGGAGCAGGGCGCCCTGAGGCGCTTTATCTGATGGAACGGTTGGCCGATAAGGCTGCGCATGAGATGGGCATGGATCCAGCGGAGTTCCGCCGCAAGAGCTTTATCCCCGATGACGCCTTACCTTATACAACAGCGCTCGGACGTATGTATGATACTGGTTCCTTCGGTGCTCATCTGACTAAGGCGTTGGATGAGATCCATTACAGTACTTTTGCGGAGCGAGAAGCAGAGAGCAAAGCCAAGGGCCTGTACCGTGGTATCGGCCTGTCGACCTATGTGGAGGCCTGTGCCTTTGCGGGTGGCGAAGAGGCCAAGCTTGAGCTGAACAAGAACGGCAGTGTGACATTGCTGATCGGAACTCAGAGCAACGGTCAGGGTCATGCGACTGCTTACGGTCAGGTGATTGCTGAGTATCTTGGTTTGCAACTTGATCAGGTTGAGATGGTGCAGGGGGATACAGATCGTGTGGCGACCGGTGGTGGTACTGGTGGATCACGTTCGATCCCGATTGGATTGCCTTCTGTGAAAGCGGCCTCTGAAACGCTGGTTAGGAAGATCAAAGAGATCGCCAGTGAGAAGCTGGAGGTTGGTACTGCGGATCTGACGCTTGAAGACGGGCAGGTGCGTGTGGTCGGAACAGACCAGCAGATCAGCCTTGCTGATGTGGCGGGTTCACAACCAGATACCTTGAGCGCCGCGGAAAAAGTCATGCAGGATGAATGTACTTATCCAAATGGTACGCATGTGTGTGAGGTGGAGATTGATCCAGAAACCGGGAAGACGGATGTGGTCAACTATGTGATCGTGGATGACTTCGGTGTGACGGTGAATCCGATGCTTCTTGCTGGTCAGGTGCATGGTGGTGCCGGTCAGGCGATTTCTCAGGCGCTGTGTGAGAACACGGTTTATGATGAAACCGGACAGCTGCTGTCAGCATCTTTCATGGACTATCATGTTGCGCGTGCTGATGATTTGCCGAGTTTTGACTTCTCGACAAGCAACGTTCCTTCCACGACAAATGCGATGGGCATTAAAGGGGCTGGTGAGGCTGGTTCTATTGGGGCGGCGCCGGCGGTGATGAATGCTGTGCAGTATGCGCTGCGCAAGAATGCCGGGGTTGAGCATATAGATATGCCCGCGACGCCGGTTGCTGTGTGGAGCGCTATTCAGGATGCTCAGAGCTGA
- the edd gene encoding phosphogluconate dehydratase translates to MVHPRLKEITDRIIERSATSRQDYLRRMKAQHTNAPQRTNLGCTNLAHGFAACPAADKQHLATDKQPNLGIITAYNDMLSAHQPYESYPEIIRETVRKIQATAQVAGGVPAMCDGVTQGQPAMDLSLFSRDLIAMSVAVGLSHGMFDAAVFLGVCDKIVPGLLIGALSFGHLPAIFLPAGPMTSGIANDEKARIRQLFAEGKATREELLSSESASYHSPGTCTFYGTANSNQMLMEIMGLHMPGSSFINPLTPLRKALVEEAIAQVVELTAQRSTPTPLYEIIDERAIVNGVVGLHATGGSTNHTMHLVAVAAAAGIQLTWQDISDLSEIIPLLARVYPNGKSDVNHFEAAGGMGFLIRELLSAGLLHKDVKTVNGTGLDGYTVNVFLDDKGGVLRKPAPTKALDETILAPMSVPFNKDGGLKVLTGNLGSAIIKTSAVAPDRHIIEAPAQVFHTQEDVEAAFKAGQLNKDVIVVLRYVGPQACGMPEAHKLTPPLSVVQNRGYKVALVTDGRMSGASGKIPAAIHVTPEAMDGGPIAKIKDGDLLRLDAISGTLELLIPADEFAQRPAAPADLQSYQSGTGRELFASFRANVSSADTGARVFNLEQTIKTQRNADVVSAMETV, encoded by the coding sequence ATGGTTCATCCTCGCCTCAAAGAGATTACAGATCGCATAATCGAGCGCAGCGCTACAAGCAGACAAGACTATCTTCGTCGCATGAAGGCGCAGCACACCAACGCACCACAACGCACAAACCTTGGCTGCACCAACCTCGCACATGGCTTTGCGGCCTGCCCAGCAGCAGATAAGCAGCATCTCGCCACAGACAAGCAGCCAAACCTCGGCATTATTACCGCTTACAACGACATGCTCTCAGCGCATCAACCCTATGAGAGCTACCCAGAAATCATCCGCGAAACTGTCCGCAAAATTCAGGCAACCGCTCAGGTCGCTGGTGGTGTACCAGCCATGTGCGATGGCGTCACACAAGGCCAGCCCGCCATGGACTTGTCCTTGTTCTCTCGTGACCTGATCGCTATGTCCGTTGCCGTTGGCTTGTCCCACGGCATGTTCGACGCCGCCGTATTCCTCGGTGTTTGCGATAAGATCGTTCCCGGTCTGCTGATCGGAGCATTGTCCTTCGGCCACCTGCCAGCAATCTTCCTCCCTGCTGGCCCAATGACCTCCGGCATCGCCAACGATGAGAAAGCTCGAATCCGCCAGCTATTTGCAGAAGGCAAAGCCACACGCGAAGAACTGTTGTCATCAGAGAGTGCGTCCTATCACTCTCCGGGCACATGTACTTTCTACGGCACCGCAAACTCCAACCAGATGCTCATGGAGATCATGGGCCTGCACATGCCGGGCAGCTCTTTCATCAATCCACTGACACCACTACGCAAAGCACTGGTCGAAGAAGCCATTGCACAGGTTGTTGAGCTTACAGCACAGCGCAGCACCCCTACGCCGCTCTATGAGATCATCGACGAGCGTGCGATTGTAAACGGCGTTGTCGGCCTGCACGCAACAGGCGGCTCCACCAACCACACCATGCACCTCGTTGCAGTCGCAGCAGCAGCTGGCATTCAGCTCACATGGCAGGATATTTCCGACCTCTCAGAAATCATCCCGCTACTGGCACGCGTTTATCCAAACGGCAAAAGCGATGTAAACCACTTTGAAGCTGCTGGCGGCATGGGCTTCCTCATCCGCGAACTGCTCAGCGCTGGCCTGCTGCATAAAGACGTAAAAACCGTAAACGGTACAGGCTTGGATGGTTACACAGTCAACGTCTTCCTCGATGACAAAGGCGGCGTCCTCCGCAAGCCAGCCCCGACTAAGGCATTGGATGAAACCATCCTTGCGCCAATGTCCGTTCCGTTCAACAAAGACGGCGGCCTCAAAGTCCTCACAGGCAACCTCGGCTCTGCCATCATCAAAACCTCCGCTGTCGCACCTGATCGCCATATCATCGAAGCGCCAGCTCAGGTTTTCCATACGCAGGAAGATGTTGAAGCTGCCTTCAAAGCAGGCCAACTCAACAAAGATGTGATTGTTGTGCTTCGTTACGTTGGCCCGCAAGCCTGCGGCATGCCAGAAGCCCATAAACTGACACCACCTCTTAGCGTTGTGCAGAACCGGGGGTATAAAGTCGCACTTGTAACAGATGGCCGGATGTCCGGCGCCAGCGGCAAGATCCCAGCTGCAATTCATGTTACTCCCGAGGCCATGGATGGTGGACCAATTGCAAAGATAAAGGACGGTGACTTACTGCGCCTTGATGCAATAAGCGGTACGTTGGAGCTGCTTATTCCTGCAGATGAGTTTGCGCAACGACCTGCCGCACCTGCAGACCTGCAATCTTACCAGAGTGGAACGGGACGAGAATTATTCGCAAGCTTCAGAGCAAACGTGAGCTCTGCCGATACCGGCGCACGCGTTTTCAATCTGGAGCAGACTATCAAAACCCAAAGGAATGCTGACGTGGTCAGCGCAATGGAGACAGTGTAA
- a CDS encoding Lrp/AsnC ligand binding domain-containing protein encodes MIPFFVQIKCQLGKTYQVANAIADAEVASEIYSTSGDFDLLAKFYINDDEDIGHFVANKVQVFEGIQDTRTIITFKAF; translated from the coding sequence ATGATTCCGTTCTTTGTACAGATCAAATGCCAGCTCGGAAAAACCTATCAGGTTGCCAACGCCATCGCAGACGCGGAAGTCGCCTCCGAGATCTACTCCACTTCCGGGGATTTCGATCTGCTGGCCAAGTTCTACATCAACGACGATGAAGACATCGGACACTTCGTAGCAAACAAGGTGCAAGTCTTCGAAGGCATCCAGGACACCAGAACCATCATTACCTTCAAGGCATTCTGA
- a CDS encoding hydroxyethylthiazole kinase: MSYKAEDLWQVFENLRERGVRVHCLTNSVAQNITANIMLACNIVPSMTAAHDEIPAFVEGVDGLLVNLGTLDGKRRHGIRLGLENAAKKSIPVVLDPVKVDRTDIRMEFAKDILQDNISILKANMTESAGLSGAVREDTLLVRTGNEDAVFGRETTYTVGNGHAYMDKVTGIGCALGGVLAGFAAVEPDKELDVVAALAVYGVCGEIAAEQANGPGSFTPAFIDTLYGLKADQFNERLKLETMNNKGGVLA, encoded by the coding sequence ATGTCCTACAAAGCTGAAGATCTCTGGCAAGTGTTTGAGAACCTGCGTGAGCGTGGTGTGCGGGTTCACTGTCTGACGAACTCCGTTGCGCAGAACATTACCGCGAACATTATGTTGGCCTGTAACATTGTACCGTCAATGACAGCCGCTCATGATGAAATTCCTGCATTTGTTGAAGGTGTCGACGGGTTGCTGGTCAACCTTGGGACGCTGGATGGTAAGCGCCGGCATGGGATCCGGTTGGGGCTGGAGAATGCTGCGAAGAAATCTATCCCCGTTGTGCTGGACCCGGTTAAAGTGGATCGTACTGACATTCGCATGGAGTTTGCGAAGGACATCTTGCAGGACAACATCTCCATCCTGAAAGCGAACATGACTGAGAGCGCTGGGCTGAGCGGGGCGGTTCGTGAGGACACGCTGCTTGTGCGCACCGGGAATGAAGATGCCGTGTTTGGCCGGGAGACAACCTACACAGTCGGCAACGGGCATGCCTACATGGACAAGGTGACTGGCATCGGCTGCGCATTGGGCGGAGTGCTGGCGGGTTTTGCTGCCGTTGAGCCGGATAAGGAACTTGACGTGGTTGCGGCCCTGGCGGTCTATGGTGTATGCGGCGAGATTGCCGCAGAGCAGGCAAATGGGCCGGGAAGCTTCACTCCAGCTTTCATCGATACCCTCTATGGCTTGAAGGCTGACCAATTCAACGAGCGCCTCAAGCTCGAAACAATGAATAATAAAGGTGGGGTATTGGCCTAA